A DNA window from Gammaproteobacteria bacterium contains the following coding sequences:
- a CDS encoding diacylglycerol kinase encodes MTLAKPRNTGLRRVFDATLFSLAGLRAAWLHEPAFRQECIAAAFLIPAAAWVGTSAVEKLMLIGSCLLVLIVELLNSAVEAAVDRVGTDRHLLAARAKDLGSAAVFMSLVLAAVVWGVLLWERLR; translated from the coding sequence ATGACGCTCGCGAAGCCTCGCAACACCGGCCTCCGCCGCGTCTTCGACGCGACGCTGTTCTCGCTCGCCGGCCTGCGCGCGGCGTGGCTCCACGAGCCCGCGTTCAGACAGGAGTGCATTGCCGCGGCGTTCCTGATCCCGGCCGCCGCGTGGGTCGGCACGAGCGCCGTGGAGAAGCTCATGCTGATCGGCTCCTGCCTCCTCGTGCTGATCGTTGAGCTGCTGAACTCGGCCGTCGAGGCGGCCGTGGATCGCGTCGGGACCGACCGCCATCTGCTCGCGGCACGGGCGAAGGACCTCGGCTCGGCCGCGGTCTTCATGAGCCTGGTGCTCGCGGCCGTGGTCTGGGGCGTCTTGCTGTGGGAACGGCTCCGCTAG
- a CDS encoding cytochrome c peroxidase: MIAPPFASSWKKLGSSCPAPFVVLAAILPVVTAAALPPVPVPAANPITEPKRVLGKILFWDEQLSSDNTVACGTCHRPASGGADPRAGRHPGRDPGTVDDVLGSPGIASLDALGQPLDDPLFGRAPRVTGRTSPSNFGALWAEELFWDGRVGGRFMDPSTGAVLIDRHGALEGQVVATLMNDAEMAKAGRTWKELTTKLGRVEPLALATDLPADVAAALRSHDGYPSLFAHAFGDPAITPARIAFAIATYERTLVADRTPWDRYRAGDADAMSESEIYGWEAFQSLRCANCHTPPLFTNNDFFNIGVRPAEYDLGRGAVTGDPEDAGDMKVPSLRNVGLRKRFMHTGQFAHLGAAIGFYVAGTPFPERDDIPGAGTYTFNMSSITERDILAFLENALTDPRVRDERFPFDRPRLRSERHPDDTAPPERPSELTAAITAGGVRLRWREPADDTGVVDYVLERDGRVIALPTRSSYIDPEGAPGARYRLTARDAAANRSPPAVAEVH, encoded by the coding sequence ATGATCGCGCCGCCTTTCGCGTCGTCCTGGAAAAAGCTGGGAAGCTCGTGTCCGGCGCCGTTCGTCGTGCTCGCCGCGATCCTTCCCGTCGTGACGGCCGCGGCGTTGCCTCCGGTGCCCGTGCCCGCAGCGAACCCGATCACCGAGCCGAAGCGGGTGCTCGGCAAGATCCTGTTCTGGGACGAGCAGCTCTCGAGCGACAACACGGTCGCGTGCGGAACCTGCCACCGTCCGGCGAGCGGCGGCGCGGACCCTCGCGCCGGACGACATCCCGGGCGGGACCCGGGAACCGTCGACGACGTGCTCGGCTCGCCCGGGATCGCGAGTCTCGATGCGCTCGGGCAGCCGCTCGACGACCCGCTCTTCGGGCGCGCACCTCGAGTGACCGGCCGCACGAGCCCGTCGAATTTCGGCGCGCTGTGGGCGGAAGAGCTCTTCTGGGACGGCCGCGTCGGCGGCCGCTTCATGGATCCGAGCACCGGCGCCGTGCTGATCGACCGGCACGGCGCGCTCGAGGGCCAGGTCGTCGCCACGCTGATGAACGACGCGGAGATGGCCAAAGCCGGGCGCACGTGGAAAGAGCTCACGACGAAGCTCGGTCGCGTCGAGCCGCTCGCGCTCGCCACGGATTTGCCCGCTGACGTCGCGGCCGCTCTGCGCTCGCACGACGGGTACCCCTCTCTCTTCGCGCACGCGTTCGGCGATCCGGCGATCACGCCCGCGCGCATCGCGTTCGCGATCGCGACCTACGAGCGCACTCTCGTCGCCGACCGCACGCCCTGGGATCGCTATCGCGCGGGCGATGCCGACGCGATGAGCGAAAGCGAGATCTACGGCTGGGAAGCGTTTCAGTCGCTGCGCTGCGCGAATTGCCACACCCCGCCGCTCTTCACGAACAACGATTTCTTCAACATCGGCGTGCGCCCCGCGGAGTACGACCTCGGCCGCGGGGCGGTCACCGGCGACCCGGAAGATGCGGGCGACATGAAGGTGCCGAGCCTGCGCAACGTGGGACTGCGCAAGCGCTTCATGCACACCGGGCAATTCGCGCATCTCGGCGCGGCGATAGGCTTCTACGTCGCGGGAACGCCGTTCCCCGAGCGCGACGACATCCCGGGCGCGGGCACGTACACGTTCAACATGAGCTCGATCACGGAGCGGGACATTCTCGCATTCCTCGAGAACGCGCTGACCGACCCGCGCGTGCGCGACGAGCGCTTTCCGTTCGACCGTCCGCGCCTGCGCAGCGAACGGCATCCGGACGACACGGCGCCGCCGGAACGGCCTTCCGAGCTCACCGCCGCGATCACCGCGGGCGGCGTGCGGCTTCGCTGGCGGGAGCCGGCCGACGACACCGGCGTGGTCGACTACGTGCTCGAGCGCGACGGCCGCGTGATCGCGCTGCCGACGCGCTCCTCCTACATCGATCCCGAAGGCGCGCCCGGCGCACGCTATCGCCTGACCGCCCGCGACGCCGCCGCGAACCGCTCGCCGCCCGCCGTCGCAGAGGTGCATTAG
- a CDS encoding outer membrane beta-barrel protein, giving the protein MGIRKLLFAGAMLPLAAVAQEQSLDYTYVEATYTSVEEDFGLVDIDGNGFGVKGSLAVSDSVFLFAGYATEDYDDVDVDGTKYDLGAGMRWGLNPRLDLVGELAWMHAEADAGAISADDDGLGLGVGLRSRVHDDIELQGGLRYVDFDDSDTFLSFGGRYYFTDSVAAGFGLDFNDDWTGWNLGIRAEFGN; this is encoded by the coding sequence ATGGGAATTCGGAAGTTGTTGTTTGCCGGCGCGATGCTGCCGCTCGCCGCCGTCGCGCAGGAGCAGAGCCTGGACTACACGTACGTCGAGGCGACGTACACGAGCGTCGAGGAGGACTTCGGTCTGGTGGACATCGACGGCAACGGCTTCGGCGTCAAGGGCTCGTTGGCGGTGTCGGACAGCGTTTTCCTGTTCGCTGGCTACGCGACCGAAGACTACGATGATGTCGACGTCGACGGCACCAAGTACGACCTCGGCGCCGGCATGCGTTGGGGGCTGAACCCCCGGCTCGATCTCGTCGGCGAGCTGGCCTGGATGCACGCCGAGGCGGACGCCGGCGCGATCAGCGCCGATGACGACGGCCTCGGGCTCGGCGTCGGCCTGCGCAGCCGCGTGCACGACGACATCGAGCTTCAGGGCGGCCTCCGCTACGTCGATTTCGACGACTCGGATACGTTCCTGTCGTTCGGCGGCCGTTATTACTTCACCGACAGCGTCGCGGCCGGCTTCGGGCTCGACTTCAACGACGACTGGACCGGCTGGAACCTCGGCATCCGCGCCGAGTTCGGTAACTGA
- the glyA gene encoding serine hydroxymethyltransferase, with protein MSEMPALAATDPEIHALILEETRRQAEYIRLIPSENYASQAVMEATGSILNNKYSEGYPGRRYYEGQDYIDQVERLAIERAKALFGAEHANVQPYSGSPANQAVYLALVKPGETVMGLGLPFGGHLTHGWGVNFSGIHYRSVQYEVDRETHRVDLDHVEALARKARPKMIMCGGTAYPRLWDFEGFARVADAVGAILVADIAHIAGLVAAGAHPSPFPHAKIVTTTTHKTLRGPRGGMILCDAEYAKEIDRAVFPGLQGGPHNHTTAAIAVALKEAAGDDFKRYAHQVVANAKALAEALKERGFDLISGGTDNHLILIDVTPRGINGKPAAKALHRAGIECNYNTIPFDRRKPFDPSGLRIGTPSITSRGMKEREMPLIADWIDRAISAASDEAALETIRAEIREFCAGFPAPGIRV; from the coding sequence ATGTCCGAGATGCCCGCCCTTGCCGCCACGGACCCGGAAATCCACGCGCTGATCCTCGAGGAGACTCGCAGACAAGCCGAATACATCCGGCTGATCCCGTCCGAGAATTACGCCTCGCAGGCGGTGATGGAGGCGACCGGCTCGATCCTGAACAACAAGTACTCGGAGGGATATCCGGGCCGGCGCTACTACGAGGGCCAGGACTACATCGACCAGGTGGAGAGGCTCGCGATCGAGCGCGCGAAGGCGCTTTTCGGCGCGGAGCACGCGAACGTCCAGCCGTACTCCGGCTCGCCGGCGAACCAGGCCGTCTACCTCGCTCTCGTGAAGCCCGGCGAGACCGTGATGGGGCTCGGCCTGCCTTTCGGCGGCCACCTGACGCACGGCTGGGGCGTGAATTTCTCCGGCATTCACTACCGGTCCGTCCAATACGAGGTCGACCGCGAGACGCATCGCGTCGATCTCGACCACGTCGAAGCCCTCGCGCGCAAGGCGCGGCCGAAGATGATCATGTGCGGCGGGACGGCGTATCCGCGCTTGTGGGATTTCGAGGGCTTCGCGCGGGTCGCGGATGCCGTGGGCGCGATCCTCGTCGCCGACATCGCGCACATCGCCGGTCTCGTCGCCGCGGGCGCCCACCCGAGCCCCTTTCCGCACGCGAAGATCGTGACGACGACGACGCACAAGACGCTGCGCGGGCCTCGCGGCGGCATGATCCTTTGCGATGCCGAGTACGCGAAGGAGATCGACCGCGCGGTCTTCCCGGGACTTCAGGGCGGTCCGCACAATCACACGACGGCCGCGATCGCCGTCGCGTTGAAGGAAGCGGCTGGCGACGACTTCAAGCGCTACGCGCACCAGGTCGTTGCGAACGCGAAGGCCCTCGCCGAGGCGCTGAAGGAGCGCGGATTCGACTTGATCTCGGGCGGGACGGACAATCACCTCATCCTGATCGACGTGACGCCTCGCGGCATCAACGGCAAGCCGGCCGCGAAGGCGCTCCACCGCGCGGGCATCGAGTGCAACTACAACACGATTCCGTTCGATCGCCGCAAGCCGTTCGACCCGAGCGGGCTGCGCATCGGCACGCCGTCGATCACCTCGCGCGGGATGAAGGAGCGCGAGATGCCGCTGATCGCCGATTGGATCGATCGCGCGATCTCGGCCGCGAGCGACGAGGCTGCGCTCGAGACGATCCGTGCGGAGATCAGAGAGTTCTGTGCCGGCTTCCCGGCGCCCGGCATTCGAGTTTGA
- a CDS encoding prolyl oligopeptidase family serine peptidase: protein MTTPPIEKGTRARMARPAAALLAGGLLAGLAAHAQDDPYLWLEEIDGPEALEWVQAENERSLAVLEADPRFEPMRREALSILTSDARIPLGAIHAGYVYNFWQDATRVRGVWRRASIESYTSGSPRWETLIDYDRLAREEGENWVAGSRVCLEPEYRRCMIAVSRGGKDAAVFREFDTSSKTFVDGGFMLPEAKSDVAWVDEDTLLVGTDLGPGSLTDSGYARTIVRVRRGQPLDEAPLEFEGETHDVGVFPLVEHDGDRAYVFIARAVSFFETEYWYADDGERVKLPLPPNADLEGVLDGRALFFLREPWPYRGTTYPEGSVVAYDLASGAAERVFSPTQAQAVQDVAVGESDVLIQYLEDVSGKAARVERDEGGWTAERIGLPENGVVKIVSAGGGTDDALLTFESLTVPTSLYLVGPENDVERIAQAPAFYDASDVVVEQRFATSKDGTRVPYFVAGKREVLARGNAPTVQYGYGGFLTSILPVYYEDPGRPQHGALAGKMWISRGGVLVLSNIRGGGEYGPAWHQGAMKARHQNAIDDFIAVSEDLIESGVTSPEKLGALGRSNGGLLMGAILTQRPELYAAIDCGVPLFDMKRYTKLGAGASWIGEYGDPENPDEWAYISEYSPYQNLEAGKPYPKVFLYTSTQDDRVHPGHARKAAARMKELGYDYFYYENTEGGHGGTTNQEQLAYRTALEYTYFARMLMGAPSE, encoded by the coding sequence ATGACGACACCGCCGATCGAAAAGGGCACGCGAGCGCGAATGGCCCGGCCCGCCGCGGCGCTGCTTGCCGGCGGGCTGCTCGCGGGGCTCGCCGCGCACGCCCAGGACGACCCGTACTTGTGGCTCGAGGAGATCGACGGCCCCGAAGCGCTCGAATGGGTGCAGGCCGAGAACGAGCGCTCGCTCGCCGTGCTCGAGGCCGATCCGCGGTTCGAGCCGATGCGCCGCGAGGCGTTGTCGATCCTGACCTCCGACGCCCGCATTCCGCTCGGCGCGATTCACGCCGGATACGTCTACAACTTTTGGCAGGACGCGACGCGAGTGCGCGGCGTGTGGCGGCGGGCGAGCATCGAGAGCTATACATCGGGCTCGCCCCGGTGGGAAACGCTGATCGATTACGACCGGCTCGCGCGGGAGGAGGGCGAGAACTGGGTCGCGGGCTCCCGCGTTTGCCTGGAGCCCGAGTACCGCCGCTGCATGATCGCGGTCTCGCGCGGCGGCAAGGACGCCGCGGTCTTCAGGGAATTCGACACGTCCTCGAAGACGTTCGTCGACGGCGGCTTCATGCTGCCCGAGGCGAAGTCGGACGTGGCCTGGGTCGACGAGGACACGCTGCTCGTCGGCACCGATCTCGGCCCCGGGTCGCTCACGGATTCCGGCTACGCCCGCACGATCGTGCGCGTACGCCGCGGGCAGCCGCTGGACGAGGCCCCGCTCGAGTTCGAGGGCGAGACGCACGACGTCGGCGTCTTTCCGCTCGTGGAGCACGACGGCGACCGCGCCTATGTCTTCATCGCGCGGGCGGTCTCGTTCTTCGAGACCGAGTATTGGTACGCCGACGACGGCGAGCGAGTGAAGCTTCCGCTGCCGCCGAACGCCGACCTCGAAGGCGTGCTCGACGGCCGCGCGCTCTTCTTTCTCCGCGAGCCCTGGCCTTATCGCGGGACCACGTATCCGGAGGGCAGCGTCGTGGCGTACGATCTCGCGTCCGGCGCCGCGGAGCGCGTGTTCTCACCGACGCAAGCTCAGGCCGTGCAGGACGTGGCAGTCGGCGAATCCGACGTCCTGATCCAGTACCTCGAGGACGTGTCCGGAAAGGCGGCGCGCGTCGAGCGCGACGAGGGCGGGTGGACGGCCGAACGGATCGGTCTGCCCGAGAACGGCGTAGTCAAGATCGTGTCGGCCGGCGGCGGCACGGACGACGCGCTGCTCACTTTCGAGAGCCTGACCGTGCCGACGTCGCTGTACCTCGTCGGCCCGGAGAACGACGTCGAGCGAATCGCGCAGGCACCGGCGTTCTACGACGCGTCGGACGTCGTCGTCGAGCAGCGGTTCGCGACGTCGAAGGACGGCACGAGAGTGCCGTACTTCGTCGCCGGCAAGAGAGAGGTGCTCGCCCGAGGGAACGCGCCGACCGTGCAATACGGCTACGGCGGCTTTCTGACCTCCATCCTGCCCGTCTACTACGAGGACCCCGGCCGCCCGCAGCACGGTGCCCTCGCGGGCAAGATGTGGATCTCCCGGGGCGGCGTCCTCGTGCTCTCGAACATTCGCGGCGGCGGCGAATACGGGCCTGCCTGGCACCAAGGCGCGATGAAGGCGCGGCATCAGAACGCGATCGACGACTTCATCGCCGTATCGGAGGATTTGATCGAATCGGGCGTCACGAGCCCGGAGAAGCTAGGCGCGCTGGGCCGCTCGAACGGCGGTCTGCTGATGGGCGCGATTTTGACGCAGCGCCCGGAGCTTTACGCCGCGATCGATTGCGGCGTGCCGCTCTTCGACATGAAGCGCTACACGAAGCTCGGGGCCGGCGCCTCGTGGATCGGCGAGTACGGCGACCCGGAGAATCCCGACGAGTGGGCCTACATCTCGGAATACTCGCCGTACCAGAATCTCGAGGCGGGTAAGCCGTATCCGAAAGTCTTCCTCTACACGTCGACCCAGGACGACCGCGTGCACCCCGGGCATGCGCGCAAGGCGGCGGCGCGCATGAAGGAGCTCGGCTACGACTATTTCTACTACGAGAACACCGAGGGCGGTCACGGCGGCACGACGAACCAGGAGCAGCTCGCGTACCGCACCGCGCTCGAGTACACCTATTTCGCTCGGATGCTGATGGGGGCGCCTTCGGAATAG